From the Prochlorococcus sp. MIT 1223 genome, the window TTCTAAGACTTTAGGTATCTTTGAATGGTTCAAAAGACCTTCATATGGGTCTAAGTATTCGGAATATAAGATCTCTTCGTAAAGATGAGGACTTTTCCCATGAATGTCTTGATTGTCATCCATTGTTTAAAGAGATTTCTTAAGGATTGATTGATTGACTTTTAGGTAAGGCTGAAAAGTATTCATTTGAAAGGTAATTGCAGATGGCTTGGCTTCTTTAAATTTTCTAATAATTGCTTTTCTTATTGAATTTTGCTTCTTCAGACTTATAGCTTCCATGGTGTTACTTTTAGGTTGAAATAAATATAATAATCTATTTTTTTGAAGATGTATCTAATGCAACAAAATTATATTATGGAAAGTATTTGTCCTTAAAGACTGACATCTTTGTGATGAATTATGTAGGGAGAGATACTAAATAGGATATTCATATTTGGATTTTTTCGCTGTTAATAAACAAGAGCATCAATAGCTACAGATATGTTCTCTGTAACTTTGTTAACTTAATTAGTGTTTAAGACTTATTAGCTTAGAACCATGTCTTTCTCTAATCTTAGAAAAGCTGAAATCTTTAATGGCAGATTGGCTATGATTGGAGTTTCTATATTAACTTTGACATCTTTCCTATAGCTTTATTTATTAAATATTTTTCTTCAAGTTGAGTGCTTAAGCTAATGCTATACGAACCAGGAACTAGAGAGTGCCATGCTTTAATCGAATCAAAGAATCGAATTGAAAGGATTATTTTTGACTTAAATGGGATTGAAAATATTGATCATATTAGTGCTCAATTGTTAGCTATTTATAATCAGTTAGAAGGTATACATCAATTATATAGAAGTAAGAGGAAGTTCGAATAAAGTTCGAATAAATTTTCCTCAAAAAGAGAGATCCCTTGGTATCGCTCAAAGCTCACTCTTCATTAGCCAGTAGGAAATATCTTTTTCAGCCATTACGAGGGAAGAAGTTAGGGATATTTTAGACGTTTTTAGGCTTGCTAGAATTTTGCTAGAATAGATTTTCACGAATCGCCGAGATCCATTGGTATAACTATCGGCTCGCCTTTCATTAGCCACCAGTTAATATTTTCAGTTATAGCAAGGGATCTCAGCTTTTAATTGTGATACTTAGAGGCTATTCTCGGCGTTAAAACCTAAGAATTGCCTGCATTCTCTTCCCTATTCTTACTCAATTTGAAGAGACTTTCAAAAACCGCTAGCTAGGGGGTATGAAACGCTTACTTTCTGAAGCGAAGAAAAAAGAATAATCTTTAAACGCTAAGAAACTTCTCGACTACAGATTTACTTAATTCACTTGTTGGCCCATTAGCCACTATGCCTCCACGTTGCATTGCGTAATAACGATCTGCTTGCTTAACAAAATGGAGATGTTGCTCTACCAATAAAACAGCAATACCAGTTTCATCAATTATCCTTCTAACTGCCGACTCAATAGCTTGAACGATATTGGGCTGTATTCCTTCAGTTGGTTCATCAAGTAACAGTAACTTCGGTTTACCCAATAATGCACGTGCAATTGCGAGTTGTTGTTGTTGTCCACCGCTTAAGTCTCCTCCCCTTCGGGATAAAAACTGTTTAAGAACCGGGAACAATTCAAAGATAAGTTCGTCAATCTTTTTATGCTTCGCAACCCCTCCAGGTAAAGCTTCCATTCCAAGTTGAAGATTCTCCTCAACAGAGAGATAAGGTATTATCTCTCTACCCTGAGGAACATAAGCGATACCTGCACGAGCCCTTTGATGAGGAGGCTTTCTATTGATCAAATCTCCGTTGAAAGTAATCTCGCCACTACGAGGAGTTAATAAGCCTATTAATGATTTTAGAAATGTAGTCTTACCCACACCATTTCTACCTATAAGACATACCATCTCACCTGAGTTGATATTTATATCAACATTTCGAAGTATATGACTCTCGCCATAGTAAGTATTCAAACCATTTGTCTTAAGAAGGGTCATTAAACTTCCTCCTCAGACTGTCCTAAATAAATCTCTATTACTAAAGGGTCTTTTTCTATTTGGCTCATAGACCCCTCTTTCAATATATGTCCTTGATGTAAAACACTAACTGGACAATCAAGTCTACGAATAAATTCCATGTCATGATCAATAACTAAGATAGTATGATCACCAGCTAAAGATTTAAGAAGATCAGCCGTTAAATCTGTTTCTTCATCTGTTAAGCCTGCGACAGGTTCATCGACCAATAATAGATCTGGATCTTGTCCAACTAACATTGCAATTTCTAGCCATTGTTTTTGACCGTGAGATAAAGCTCCAGCCTTGATATTTGATTTGGATTGGAGATTGACAATACTCATTAAGTGTTGGATTTTATCTAATTGTTTAACCTTTAAACTATTGATTAATAATGAAAATGGAGTTTTAGGTCTGCTAACTGATAGAGCTAGATTTTCTTGTACAGATAAATTTTTAAATATTCTAGGACTTTGAAATTTCCTACCAATCCCTTTACGAGCTATACGATATTCTTTTTGCCCAATCAATGATTTATCTTTGAAAATCACATCACCTTTTGTTGGTACTACTTTTCCGGTAATAACATCTAAAAAGGTAGTTTTACCTGCGCCATTTGGACCGATAACTGCTCTAAGATCACCTTCATTCATAACTAGATTAAGATCATTAAGAGCAAGGTATCCATCAAAACTAACTGAAATTTGTTTTATCTCTAGCAATGGAGAATTCATGATTTCACCTCACCTTGTTCATTGACTTCAAGACTTGGATATGTTTTTATCTTTTTATTAATGCCTATCAAATAAAGTAATTCCTTTATTCCACCTCTTCTTATCCAGCCTAAAATACCTTCGGGGAGTGCTGTTACAACAAAAATAAATAACCCGCCTTGTATAAACATCCAGCTAGCTGGTAGTGCTTCACTAACTAAACTTTTTGCATAATTGATGAAAACAGCTCCTAAAATTGCACCAAGTAAAGTTCCTCTTCCTCCAACCGCAACCCAAATAACCATTTCAATAGAAAAAGGAACAGTCATAAACTGAGGTGAAACTATACCGGATTGAACTGTATATAAAGCTCCTGAAATTCCTGCTAATCCACCTGCTATTGAAAAAATTATGGTTTTAAAAACAACTGGATTGTAACCAGTAAAGCGGACTCTAGATTCATCATCTCTAATTCCAATCAAGATGTCTCCAAACCTATCGCGAACAATCCAACGTGAAAAAAGCCATGCAAATATAACTAAAATTGCAGTTAACCAAAAGAACCCTCTTTGCATTATTTCTGAACCTACCATTTGTCCAAAAAGTTCCGTCACGTCTGTTTTTAAACCATTTGTTCCATTTATTAGTTTCTGTTGACCATTGAAGAAATTGAAGAAAACAAGAAGAGCTGCTTGTGTAAGGATTGAAAAATAAACACCTTTAATTCTATTTCTAAAAACTAAATAACCAAGAAGAGCAGCAATTATTGCCGGTAGCAACCAAATAGAAATAAGAGTAAAAATTGAATTTTTAAAAGGTTCCCAGAAAAATGGAAGTTTTTCTATGCCATATAAACCAAAAAATTCTGGGATAGCATTGGGAAATCCTTCTGAACTATTCAATTGAAGAAACATTGCGGCGCAATAGCCACCTAAAGCAAAGAAAATTCCTTGACCTAAGCTCAACATTCCAGTAAATCCCCAAATCAAATCAACTCCAAGTGCAACAATTGCAAGGGATAGGTACCTACCTAAGAGATTCAATCTGAAAACCGGAAGAAAAGTTGGTGCAGCAATAATTAAGGCAATAATTACAACCCAGATAGTAAGGTTGATCCAATTATTTTTTGTAGAAATAATTGACATAAATTAAGACTCCACCATTCTTCCTTTCTGAGGGAACATCCCTGTTGGACTAAATTGCAAAAATAAAACTATTAGGGCAAATATCATTACTCTAGCCATGCTTGTTGTCGCAAAGAAATCTACTGTCGAAGCTAAAGGTGAAGGCATATCTGGCCAAATCGTTAGAAGTCTTCCTGCCCCAATCAAATCAGTCATTATCCCAATTGAGAAAGAAGCAAGGATTGTTCCTAATAAATTGCCAACCCCACCAAGGACTACAACCATGAAACATCCAACGATATAATTTACGCCAACATTTGGACCAACTGAACCAAGAAGTGATACAGCTACACCTGCAACACCAGCAATACCAGAACCAATTCCAAAAGTGATGATATCTACTTTCTCTGTTGAAATACCTAAACATTCACACATGGATCTATTTTGAGTGACTGCTCTAATCCGAAGCCCCCAAGCTGTTTTATCAAGAAAGAAAATAACAACAAGAACAGATATTAGTGTAATCAGAATTATTAACAGACGTGTTTTAGGATAAGTGCTTCCCAAAAAATCAATTCCTCCTCTCATCCAGGAGGGGGCAGTAACATCAACATTTCTTGCACTAGCGCGACCAAGCTTACTTACTAAAGATGATAAAACACCTCCTGTTGCTACTCCTATTAATGCAGACATGCCCCAAGTGCATGACCTGATTAATCTACCTTTTGCACCATGAAGTAAATTATCTGACAAAAATAGTGGTGTAATTAAGCCAATAAAAATTGCTATAACCAGCCCACTTCCATAGGCAAGTGGAACGCTCCTGACAAATTGTTGGAGAATTAGACTAACCCCCCATGTCGCTAAAAGAGTCTCAAGAGGACTTCCATAGAGACGTCTAATAACTGTTCGTTCTAAAAGAATGCCAACTGTTCCACTAACTAAAAAAGCAATTCCAATAGCAACAATGACGTAGGAGTCATAGAATGGTTTTAAAAAAGAAACTTGTTTGAAAATTAATTGAGTTATGTAAGTTGAATAAGCTCCAAGCATCATTAACTCACCGTGAGCAAGATTAATAACACCCATGAGTCCAAAGACAATTGCTAATCCCAGTGCGGCGATAAGCAAAACAGAGCCAATAGCAACGCCATTAAAAAGACTTTCAAGAATAAGTTGCACTAGATTAGTTTCTATTTTTACAGAAAATAAGGAGCCCTAAAGCTCCTTATTAGAATCGATTTATAAGTCAAAATTGAATCACATTCTATATTTTTCACCTTTCTTAGGATCAGTCCAATCACATGCATAACCTTTTGAACTTGGATGTTTTTGGTTCCACGCTTGTGGTTCAACAACTCCAGTTTCTTCAAGGATTGTAAATCCACCCTTTGCGTTGATTTTACCAATTCTCACTGTTTGAGATAGGTGATGGTTTGCCATAACCTCCACGGGACCTTGAGGAGCATCGAATGTCTGTCCAACCAATGCTTCTCTAACCGCATTGTCATCAAATGTACCGGCAGCTTCAACTGCCTGCTTCCAAAGATAAACCATGTTATAAGCAGATTCTTGAGGATCAGCTACAACACGATCACTACCCCATCTCTTCTTAAAGCTCTTAGCAAATTTCTTAGAGGCTGGAGTATCAATAGACATCATGTAGTTCCAAGCACCATAGTGGCCCTCAAGGAACTCAGGTCCAATTGTGCTAATTTCTTCTTCCGCAATGGAGTAGTTCATTACGTAATAACCGTTGGAAGGAGTGATTCCTGCGTCCTGGATTTGTTTGAAGAAAGCTACGTTTTGGTCACCATTCAAGGTGTTAATGATTATTCCACCATCAGGAAGAGCAACTTTTATTTTGGATATAATAGGTGCTACCTCTGTGTTACCCAAAGGAAGGTAATCTTCTCCAACAACTTTACCGCCAAGTTGTTTAACTTGAGCTTTAGTAATTGTATTAGAAGTTCTTGGGAAAACATAATCAGAACCAACTAAGAAGAAATCTCCACCAGCAGCTGGTGAGCGCTTGTACATGAAATCTGTAGCAGGCTCGGATTGCTGATTAGGAGTTGCTCCGGTATAGAAGATGTTATTGGAGCACTCTTGGGCTTCATATTGTATTGGGTAATAAAGGAATGCATCTTTAGATTCATAAACCGGAAGCATTGCCTTACGACTTGCAGATGTCCAGCCACCAAAGACAACGGGTACCCCATCCTGGTCTATTAACTTCTTAGATTTCTCAGCAAAGGTAGGCCAGTCTGAGGCACCATCTTCAACGATGTACTTGATTTTGTAGCTTTTCCCATCGACTTTTACACCGCCAGCTGCATTGATTTCCTCAATAGCCATTTTCTCTGTATCAACAAGAGTTGATTCCGATATTGCCATTGTCCCTGATAGAG encodes:
- the urtE gene encoding urea ABC transporter ATP-binding subunit UrtE produces the protein MTLLKTNGLNTYYGESHILRNVDININSGEMVCLIGRNGVGKTTFLKSLIGLLTPRSGEITFNGDLINRKPPHQRARAGIAYVPQGREIIPYLSVEENLQLGMEALPGGVAKHKKIDELIFELFPVLKQFLSRRGGDLSGGQQQQLAIARALLGKPKLLLLDEPTEGIQPNIVQAIESAVRRIIDETGIAVLLVEQHLHFVKQADRYYAMQRGGIVANGPTSELSKSVVEKFLSV
- the urtA gene encoding urea ABC transporter substrate-binding protein, translating into MNLSKRIFTGLATASLAVTVTACGGSDSSGNFDDTVTVGILHSLSGTMAISESTLVDTEKMAIEEINAAGGVKVDGKSYKIKYIVEDGASDWPTFAEKSKKLIDQDGVPVVFGGWTSASRKAMLPVYESKDAFLYYPIQYEAQECSNNIFYTGATPNQQSEPATDFMYKRSPAAGGDFFLVGSDYVFPRTSNTITKAQVKQLGGKVVGEDYLPLGNTEVAPIISKIKVALPDGGIIINTLNGDQNVAFFKQIQDAGITPSNGYYVMNYSIAEEEISTIGPEFLEGHYGAWNYMMSIDTPASKKFAKSFKKRWGSDRVVADPQESAYNMVYLWKQAVEAAGTFDDNAVREALVGQTFDAPQGPVEVMANHHLSQTVRIGKINAKGGFTILEETGVVEPQAWNQKHPSSKGYACDWTDPKKGEKYRM
- a CDS encoding chlorophyll a/b-binding protein, translating into MSFSNLRKAEIFNGRLAMIGVSILTLTSFL
- the urtB gene encoding urea ABC transporter permease subunit UrtB codes for the protein MQLILESLFNGVAIGSVLLIAALGLAIVFGLMGVINLAHGELMMLGAYSTYITQLIFKQVSFLKPFYDSYVIVAIGIAFLVSGTVGILLERTVIRRLYGSPLETLLATWGVSLILQQFVRSVPLAYGSGLVIAIFIGLITPLFLSDNLLHGAKGRLIRSCTWGMSALIGVATGGVLSSLVSKLGRASARNVDVTAPSWMRGGIDFLGSTYPKTRLLIILITLISVLVVIFFLDKTAWGLRIRAVTQNRSMCECLGISTEKVDIITFGIGSGIAGVAGVAVSLLGSVGPNVGVNYIVGCFMVVVLGGVGNLLGTILASFSIGIMTDLIGAGRLLTIWPDMPSPLASTVDFFATTSMARVMIFALIVLFLQFSPTGMFPQKGRMVES
- the urtD gene encoding urea ABC transporter ATP-binding protein UrtD; amino-acid sequence: MNSPLLEIKQISVSFDGYLALNDLNLVMNEGDLRAVIGPNGAGKTTFLDVITGKVVPTKGDVIFKDKSLIGQKEYRIARKGIGRKFQSPRIFKNLSVQENLALSVSRPKTPFSLLINSLKVKQLDKIQHLMSIVNLQSKSNIKAGALSHGQKQWLEIAMLVGQDPDLLLVDEPVAGLTDEETDLTADLLKSLAGDHTILVIDHDMEFIRRLDCPVSVLHQGHILKEGSMSQIEKDPLVIEIYLGQSEEEV
- the urtC gene encoding urea ABC transporter permease subunit UrtC, with protein sequence MSIISTKNNWINLTIWVVIIALIIAAPTFLPVFRLNLLGRYLSLAIVALGVDLIWGFTGMLSLGQGIFFALGGYCAAMFLQLNSSEGFPNAIPEFFGLYGIEKLPFFWEPFKNSIFTLISIWLLPAIIAALLGYLVFRNRIKGVYFSILTQAALLVFFNFFNGQQKLINGTNGLKTDVTELFGQMVGSEIMQRGFFWLTAILVIFAWLFSRWIVRDRFGDILIGIRDDESRVRFTGYNPVVFKTIIFSIAGGLAGISGALYTVQSGIVSPQFMTVPFSIEMVIWVAVGGRGTLLGAILGAVFINYAKSLVSEALPASWMFIQGGLFIFVVTALPEGILGWIRRGGIKELLYLIGINKKIKTYPSLEVNEQGEVKS